A single Cnuibacter physcomitrellae DNA region contains:
- a CDS encoding ABC transporter ATP-binding protein, with amino-acid sequence MSTSTAERAPRSRSPFARRTPDDGPRARFSQLLPFLLEHKRALAVVIALSILGAGASLGQPLLVSQVITVVENGDPLGWIVWALIGLVVLSGLVNGFQHYLLQRTGTSVVLSARRQLVRRMLRLPIAEFDMRRTGDLVSRVGSDTTLLYAVITQGLVDAVGGVLVFVGALIAMALIDPVLLGLTVLVVAVAVVTVVLISGRLRAASRRQQEKVGDLAASVERVIGAIRTVRAANATDREIAAVEKDAQGAWTAGVAVAKISALVVPISFIALQVSFLVVLGVGGYRVASGAITVASLVSFILFLFMMIMPLGQAFGAINSVNQALGALGRIQEIVDLPSEGQDDRALAPLVALPAAGASTPGTPAIEFDDVVFAYDERSTRGASDDQDPVEEHIETGVLHGVSFVAERGRRTAIVGPSGAGKSTVLALIERFYDPQGGAVRFAGVDVRSLDRTELRSQIGYVEQDAPVLAGSIRQNLLLGSPTASDDDCVRVLQAVNLGEVLSRSADGLDAPVGEDGVMLSGGERQRLAIARALLAAPPVLLLDESTSSLDGVNEQMMREAIDAVAEDRTLVVIAHRLSTVVDSDRIVVLDHGRVVGIGTHSELVSTVTLYRDLAKHQLLV; translated from the coding sequence ATGTCGACATCCACCGCCGAGCGGGCCCCGCGCTCGCGCAGTCCCTTCGCCCGCCGCACGCCCGACGACGGGCCACGGGCCCGCTTCTCGCAGCTGCTGCCGTTCCTCCTCGAGCACAAGAGGGCGCTCGCCGTCGTCATCGCGCTGAGCATCCTCGGCGCGGGCGCGAGCCTCGGGCAGCCGCTGCTCGTCAGCCAGGTGATCACCGTCGTCGAGAACGGTGATCCGCTCGGCTGGATCGTGTGGGCGCTCATCGGCCTCGTCGTCCTCTCCGGCCTCGTCAACGGGTTCCAGCACTACCTGCTGCAGCGGACCGGCACCTCCGTGGTGCTCTCCGCTCGCCGACAGCTCGTCAGACGGATGCTGCGCCTGCCGATCGCGGAGTTCGACATGCGCCGGACCGGCGACCTCGTCTCGCGCGTCGGCAGCGACACCACGCTCCTCTACGCCGTCATCACGCAGGGCCTCGTGGATGCGGTGGGCGGTGTGCTCGTGTTCGTCGGCGCCCTCATCGCCATGGCGCTCATCGACCCGGTGCTGCTCGGGCTCACCGTGCTCGTCGTGGCCGTCGCGGTGGTCACCGTCGTGCTCATCAGCGGTCGTCTGCGGGCGGCGAGCCGCCGGCAGCAGGAGAAGGTCGGCGACCTCGCCGCGTCCGTCGAGCGCGTGATCGGAGCCATCCGCACCGTCCGCGCCGCGAACGCCACGGACCGCGAGATCGCCGCGGTCGAGAAGGATGCGCAGGGCGCCTGGACCGCCGGTGTCGCGGTCGCGAAGATCTCGGCGCTCGTGGTGCCGATCTCCTTCATCGCGCTGCAGGTGTCGTTCCTCGTGGTGCTCGGGGTGGGCGGCTACCGCGTCGCCTCCGGGGCGATCACGGTCGCCAGCCTGGTGTCGTTCATCCTGTTCCTGTTCATGATGATCATGCCGCTGGGTCAGGCGTTCGGGGCCATCAACTCCGTGAACCAGGCGCTGGGAGCGCTGGGGCGCATCCAGGAGATCGTCGACCTGCCCTCGGAGGGTCAGGACGACCGCGCCCTCGCTCCGCTCGTCGCGCTCCCGGCGGCGGGGGCCTCGACGCCCGGCACACCCGCCATCGAGTTCGACGACGTGGTGTTCGCCTACGACGAGCGCAGCACCCGCGGCGCGTCCGACGACCAGGACCCGGTCGAGGAGCACATTGAGACCGGCGTGCTCCACGGCGTCTCGTTCGTCGCCGAGCGCGGCCGCCGCACAGCCATCGTCGGACCCTCCGGTGCCGGCAAGTCGACCGTCCTGGCCCTCATCGAGCGCTTCTACGACCCGCAGGGCGGCGCCGTGAGGTTCGCCGGAGTGGACGTGCGGTCGCTCGACCGCACCGAGCTGCGCTCGCAGATCGGCTACGTCGAGCAGGATGCGCCCGTGCTCGCCGGGAGCATCCGCCAGAACCTCCTCCTCGGCTCGCCCACCGCCTCCGACGACGACTGCGTCCGGGTGCTGCAGGCGGTCAACCTCGGCGAGGTCCTCTCCCGCTCGGCCGACGGGCTCGACGCCCCGGTGGGGGAGGACGGCGTCATGCTCTCGGGCGGTGAGCGGCAGCGGCTCGCGATCGCGCGGGCACTCCTCGCGGCGCCTCCCGTGCTGCTGCTCGACGAGTCGACGTCGAGCCTCGACGGGGTCAACGAGCAGATGATGCGCGAGGCGATCGACGCAGTCGCCGAGGACCGCACGCTCGTCGTCATCGCCCACCGGCTGTCGACCGTGGTCGACTCCGACCGCATCGTCGTGCTCGACCACGGCCGTGTGGTCGGCATCGGGACGCACTCGGAGCTGGTGTCGACCGTGACGCTCTACCGCGACCTGGCCAAGCACCAGCTCCTCGTGTGA
- the ribH gene encoding 6,7-dimethyl-8-ribityllumazine synthase, with amino-acid sequence MAGSGAPTLNLDGAGLRITIVSASWHDEILGGLNAGARRALEAAGVEYDEIRVAGSFELPVVCKAALEAGADAVVALGVILRGETPHFDYISDAATSGLTQVTLQTGKPVGFGVLTIDTEQQGLDRAGLPGSKEDVGAEAAQAAIDSALTLRALGARGAGVPAGFSAR; translated from the coding sequence ATGGCCGGATCCGGAGCACCCACCCTCAACCTCGACGGCGCAGGGCTGCGCATCACGATCGTCAGCGCCTCGTGGCACGACGAGATCCTCGGCGGACTCAACGCGGGCGCCCGCCGCGCCCTCGAGGCGGCCGGCGTCGAGTACGACGAGATCCGGGTGGCCGGCAGCTTCGAGCTGCCCGTCGTCTGCAAGGCCGCGCTCGAGGCCGGTGCGGATGCGGTGGTCGCCCTCGGCGTGATCCTCCGCGGCGAGACCCCGCACTTCGACTACATCTCGGATGCGGCCACCTCGGGCCTGACGCAGGTCACCCTGCAGACCGGGAAGCCGGTCGGGTTCGGCGTCCTCACGATCGACACCGAGCAGCAGGGCCTCGACCGCGCCGGCCTGCCCGGCTCGAAGGAGGACGTCGGCGCCGAGGCGGCGCAGGCCGCCATCGACAGCGCCCTGACGCTGCGCGCCCTCGGCGCTCGCGGCGCCGGGGTGCCGGCGGGGTTCTCGGCGCGGTAG
- a CDS encoding succinate dehydrogenase hydrophobic membrane anchor subunit — MATTIDAPRAPYSSAPRHRGINWEKWGWVYMRASGVVLLILIFGHLFVNLMLGDGIKAIDFAFVGGKWSDPFWQWWDVIMLWLAFIHGGNGMRTIVNDYATRPAMRTILKGAIAVAVVVLIVLGTLVVFTFDPCPANGLPSELPDFCSTL, encoded by the coding sequence ATGGCGACCACGATCGACGCCCCTCGCGCCCCGTACTCCTCCGCTCCCCGTCATCGCGGGATCAACTGGGAGAAGTGGGGATGGGTCTACATGCGCGCCTCCGGCGTCGTGCTGCTGATCCTCATCTTCGGCCACCTCTTCGTCAACCTGATGCTGGGCGACGGCATCAAGGCCATCGACTTCGCCTTCGTCGGCGGCAAGTGGAGCGACCCGTTCTGGCAGTGGTGGGACGTCATCATGCTCTGGCTCGCCTTCATCCACGGCGGCAACGGCATGCGGACGATCGTCAACGACTACGCCACGCGCCCGGCGATGCGCACCATCCTCAAGGGCGCGATCGCCGTCGCGGTCGTCGTCCTCATCGTGCTCGGGACGCTCGTCGTCTTCACCTTCGACCCCTGCCCCGCCAACGGACTGCCGAGCGAGCTCCCCGACTTCTGCTCGACGCTCTAG
- a CDS encoding ribokinase has translation MGRVIVVGSLNIDAIVHVERHPSPGETLLGSDLETRFGGKGANQAVAAARAGARVSMIGRVGDDAQGDEYLRRLESFKIDTSFCRRSTGVSTGHAAIAVAADGENTIIVSPGANGRVSVGDLAPLSSLTADDVVLASLEVPLDVVEEATRRASAAGARVVLNLAPYASLDPEVLDLADPVVVNQHEAELLAADGRSPRSVLVTSGSAGSRWGDDEVPATRADEVIDTTGAGDTYCGTLAAGLAAGLSPHDAMEAASSAAALSVGWQGAQP, from the coding sequence ATGGGTAGGGTCATCGTCGTCGGGTCGTTGAACATCGACGCCATCGTGCACGTGGAGCGGCATCCGTCGCCCGGGGAGACGCTGCTCGGCAGCGACCTCGAGACCCGCTTCGGCGGCAAGGGGGCCAATCAGGCGGTCGCGGCGGCGCGAGCCGGCGCGAGGGTGTCGATGATCGGTCGCGTGGGCGACGACGCCCAGGGCGACGAGTACCTCCGGCGGCTCGAGTCCTTCAAGATCGACACCTCCTTCTGCCGCCGCTCGACCGGCGTCTCCACCGGTCACGCCGCGATCGCCGTGGCCGCCGACGGGGAGAACACGATCATCGTCTCGCCCGGCGCCAACGGCAGGGTGAGCGTGGGCGACCTCGCGCCGCTGTCGTCCCTCACCGCCGACGACGTGGTGCTCGCCTCGCTGGAGGTGCCGCTCGACGTCGTCGAGGAGGCGACGCGCCGCGCGTCCGCCGCCGGCGCCCGGGTCGTCCTCAACCTCGCGCCGTACGCCTCGCTCGACCCCGAGGTCCTCGACCTCGCCGACCCGGTCGTGGTGAACCAGCACGAGGCCGAGCTGCTCGCCGCCGACGGACGCTCCCCGCGCTCGGTGCTCGTCACCTCCGGATCGGCGGGGTCGCGCTGGGGCGACGACGAGGTCCCGGCCACGCGCGCGGACGAGGTGATCGACACCACGGGAGCCGGCGACACCTACTGCGGCACGCTCGCGGCCGGGCTCGCCGCCGGGCTCTCGCCGCACGACGCGATGGAGGCGGCCAGCTCCGCCGCCGCGCTCAGCGTGGGCTGGCAGGGCGCGCAGCCCTAG
- a CDS encoding type IV toxin-antitoxin system AbiEi family antitoxin domain-containing protein → MSRTPHSHVWSVAQLRSAGLTKARLSGTVASGQLVRVRRGYYAGRDADSECVLAVRVGGRLTGPSALRRFGCWVPPDERLHVSLRANSSRLRSIEGRAVVHHWTSALSSHRIGGIVGDDVGTLPLLQALDDFLAHAALPHAVAAMDSVLHERLASPVALRDAVSALPDRIRAWHDLCDARAESGLESIARVGLRAAGLAVEPQIVVGRARLDLLVEGRLAIELDGKDGHDGPGAFERDRRRDAAVLLEGIPTLRFSFAQVMYEWDTVRAAVFAAGADAGLTPAGTRGWLTT, encoded by the coding sequence GTGTCCAGGACTCCTCACTCGCACGTCTGGAGCGTCGCGCAGCTCCGCTCCGCCGGTCTCACGAAGGCTCGCCTCTCGGGGACGGTGGCGTCCGGGCAGCTCGTGCGCGTCCGGCGCGGGTACTACGCCGGGCGAGACGCTGATTCGGAATGCGTCCTCGCCGTGCGGGTCGGCGGTCGTCTCACCGGCCCCAGCGCGCTCCGGAGGTTCGGATGCTGGGTGCCGCCGGACGAGCGCCTCCACGTGTCCCTCCGGGCCAACTCCTCCCGATTGCGGTCGATCGAGGGGCGGGCGGTCGTCCATCACTGGACCTCGGCGCTGTCCTCGCACCGCATCGGAGGGATCGTGGGCGACGACGTCGGGACACTACCGCTGTTGCAAGCCCTCGACGACTTCCTCGCCCACGCCGCCCTCCCCCACGCTGTCGCCGCGATGGACTCCGTGCTGCATGAACGCCTCGCGTCGCCGGTCGCACTCCGCGATGCCGTCTCGGCTCTTCCCGACCGCATCCGAGCGTGGCACGACCTCTGTGATGCGCGCGCGGAGTCCGGGCTCGAGTCCATCGCCCGGGTCGGGCTCCGCGCGGCCGGACTGGCCGTCGAGCCCCAGATCGTCGTCGGGCGGGCGCGACTCGACCTCCTCGTCGAGGGCCGCCTGGCCATCGAGCTGGACGGCAAGGACGGCCACGACGGACCGGGGGCGTTCGAACGCGATCGGCGGCGCGATGCCGCGGTCCTCCTCGAGGGCATCCCCACGCTCCGGTTCAGCTTCGCGCAGGTCATGTACGAGTGGGACACCGTGCGCGCCGCCGTCTTCGCCGCTGGGGCAGATGCAGGCTTGACACCAGCCGGTACACGTGGTTGGTTAACTACATGA
- a CDS encoding GntR family transcriptional regulator → MNPRGVAAVDDSRPIFVQIAELIENDIIGGQLPEETQVPSTNEFAAFHRINPATAGKGVNLLVDEGILYKRRGIGMFVATGARDRLVAKRRDQFQTDFIRPLITEAAKLGIGEAALLDMIRKETDA, encoded by the coding sequence ATGAACCCACGAGGGGTTGCGGCCGTGGATGACTCGCGGCCGATCTTCGTTCAGATCGCGGAGCTGATCGAGAACGACATCATCGGCGGGCAGCTGCCCGAAGAGACCCAGGTTCCCTCGACCAACGAGTTCGCGGCGTTCCACCGCATCAACCCGGCGACGGCCGGGAAGGGCGTGAACCTGCTCGTCGACGAGGGCATCCTCTACAAGAGAAGGGGCATCGGCATGTTCGTCGCCACCGGGGCGCGGGATCGGCTCGTGGCCAAGCGCCGCGACCAGTTCCAGACCGACTTCATCCGCCCGCTCATCACCGAGGCCGCCAAGCTCGGGATCGGCGAGGCCGCACTGCTCGACATGATCCGCAAGGAGACAGACGCATGA
- a CDS encoding succinate dehydrogenase iron-sulfur subunit: protein MSTAVLENSSAPTPEAPVEAFTVTLIIRRFDPDKDSEPRWEDFDVQMFATDRILDALHKIKWEQDGSLTFRRSCAHGICGSDAMRINGRNRLACKTLIKDLDITKPIYVEAIKGLPLEKDLIVDMEPFFASYREVQPFLQANSAPEKDKERIQSVADRARFDDTTKCILCAACTSSCPVFWTDGQYFGPAAIVNAHRFIFDSRDDAADVRLDILNDKEGVWRCRTTFNCTEACPRGIQITQAIAEVKQAVLRGRR, encoded by the coding sequence ATGTCGACTGCCGTGCTCGAGAACTCATCCGCTCCGACGCCCGAGGCGCCGGTCGAGGCGTTCACCGTGACGCTCATCATCCGGCGCTTCGACCCCGACAAGGACTCCGAGCCGCGCTGGGAGGACTTCGACGTCCAGATGTTCGCGACCGACCGCATCCTCGACGCCCTGCACAAGATCAAGTGGGAGCAGGACGGATCGCTCACCTTCCGTCGGTCCTGCGCGCACGGCATCTGCGGGTCGGATGCGATGCGCATCAACGGGCGCAACCGCCTGGCCTGCAAGACCCTCATCAAGGACCTCGACATCACGAAGCCCATCTACGTGGAGGCCATCAAGGGCCTGCCGCTGGAGAAGGACCTCATCGTCGACATGGAGCCGTTCTTCGCCTCCTACCGGGAGGTGCAGCCCTTCCTCCAGGCCAACTCGGCCCCGGAGAAGGACAAGGAGCGCATCCAGTCCGTCGCCGACCGCGCCCGCTTCGACGACACCACCAAGTGCATCCTCTGCGCCGCGTGCACCTCGTCGTGCCCGGTGTTCTGGACCGACGGCCAGTACTTCGGGCCCGCCGCCATCGTCAACGCGCACCGCTTCATCTTCGACTCGCGCGACGACGCCGCCGACGTGCGCCTCGACATCCTCAACGACAAGGAGGGGGTGTGGCGCTGCCGCACCACCTTCAACTGCACCGAGGCCTGCCCCCGCGGCATCCAGATCACCCAGGCCATCGCCGAGGTGAAGCAGGCCGTCCTCCGCGGCCGCCGCTAG
- a CDS encoding MFS transporter: MSTPTIDDPTAAVAEAAPVNTRGRVILASLIGTSIEFYDFYVYATAAVLVFPALFFPNTDPTTALLSSFAAFGAAFVARPIGSILFGHFGDRIGRKRTLVASLLTMGVATVLIGCLPTAQVPGWQFAAPAILVVLRFCQGLGLGGEWSGAALLATENAPKGRRAIYGTFPQLGAPIGFIIANVVFLVLSTTLDAEHFQAWGWRVPFLVSAVLVIVGLYVRFRLVETPAFQKVVEKGEVAKVPLASVFKTSWRPLILGTFIMLATYVLFYLMTTFTLTYGTAKTDAAVPGLGYSRNDFLIMLVVGCVFFGIFTLIAGPLAERFGRRNTLFWTTVGIVAFGLLFVPLFSAGFVGTMALLVIGFTLMGLTFGPMGSVLPELFPTNVRYTGSAISYNVASILGAAVAPFIAVALWQAANGSTALVGNYLSLMGLITLAALYISKDTRDVDYQS; the protein is encoded by the coding sequence ATGTCCACCCCCACCATCGACGATCCCACCGCCGCCGTGGCCGAGGCCGCACCCGTGAACACCCGCGGCCGCGTGATCCTGGCCAGCCTCATCGGCACCTCGATCGAGTTCTACGACTTCTACGTCTACGCCACCGCGGCCGTCCTCGTCTTCCCGGCGCTGTTCTTCCCGAACACCGACCCCACGACGGCGCTCCTGTCGTCGTTCGCGGCGTTCGGCGCCGCCTTCGTCGCACGACCGATCGGCTCGATCCTCTTCGGCCACTTCGGTGACCGGATCGGACGGAAGCGGACCCTCGTCGCCTCGCTGCTGACGATGGGCGTCGCCACGGTGCTGATCGGCTGCCTGCCCACCGCGCAGGTCCCGGGGTGGCAGTTCGCGGCCCCCGCGATCCTCGTGGTGCTGCGCTTCTGCCAGGGCCTCGGCCTCGGCGGCGAGTGGAGCGGCGCGGCGCTGCTGGCGACCGAGAACGCCCCGAAGGGCCGCCGCGCGATCTACGGCACGTTCCCGCAGCTGGGCGCCCCGATCGGCTTCATCATCGCGAACGTCGTGTTCCTGGTGCTCTCGACGACGCTCGACGCCGAGCACTTCCAGGCGTGGGGATGGCGCGTGCCGTTCCTCGTCTCGGCGGTCCTCGTCATCGTCGGCCTCTACGTGCGCTTCCGCCTCGTCGAGACGCCCGCCTTCCAGAAGGTCGTCGAGAAGGGCGAGGTCGCGAAGGTCCCGCTGGCGTCGGTGTTCAAGACCAGCTGGCGTCCGCTCATCCTGGGCACGTTCATCATGCTCGCCACGTACGTGCTGTTCTACCTGATGACCACGTTCACGCTCACGTACGGCACGGCGAAGACGGATGCGGCCGTGCCGGGGCTCGGATACTCGCGCAACGACTTCCTCATCATGCTCGTCGTGGGCTGCGTGTTCTTCGGCATCTTCACCCTGATCGCCGGTCCGCTCGCCGAGCGCTTCGGCCGTCGCAACACCCTGTTCTGGACCACCGTCGGCATCGTCGCGTTCGGTCTGCTGTTCGTGCCGCTGTTCTCGGCGGGCTTCGTCGGCACCATGGCCCTCCTGGTGATCGGCTTCACGCTCATGGGTCTGACCTTCGGGCCGATGGGGTCGGTGCTGCCCGAGCTCTTCCCGACGAACGTGCGTTACACCGGATCCGCGATCTCGTACAACGTCGCGAGCATCCTCGGTGCCGCGGTCGCTCCGTTCATCGCCGTGGCCCTCTGGCAGGCGGCGAACGGCAGCACCGCGCTCGTCGGCAACTACCTCAGCCTGATGGGCCTCATCACCCTCGCCGCGCTGTACATCTCGAAGGACACCCGCGACGTCGACTACCAGTCGTAG
- the sdhA gene encoding succinate dehydrogenase flavoprotein subunit → MTEYADGAVVDGVHYHQFDIVIVGAGGAGMRAAIEAGPKAKTAVISKLYPTRSHTGAAQGGMAAALANVEEDSWEWHTFDTVKGGDYLVDQDAAEILAKEAIDAVIDLENMGLPFNRTPEGKIDQRRFGGHTRDHGKAPVRRACYAADRTGHMILQTLFQNCVKLGINFFNEYYALDLVMTEVDGVKKPSGVVAYELATGEIHVFQAKAIIFATGGFGKIYKTTSNAHTLTGDGVGIIWRKGLPLEDMEFFQFHPTGLAGLGILLTEGARGEGAILRNASGERFMERYAPTIKDLAPRDIVARCMVQEVAEGRGAGPHKDYVLLDCTHLGAEVLETKLPDITEFARTYLGVDPVVEPVPVMPTAHYAMGGIPTNIKAEVLSDNDTVVPGLYAAGECACVSVHGSNRLGTNSLLDINVFGKRSGNNAAEYVQTVDFTPLPPNPAEAIVSLVASLRDSNGTERIAAIRKELQDEMDKNAQVFRTDESLAAVTETIHGLRERYKNIQVQDKGKRFNTDLLEAIELGFLLDLAEVVVFSARNRQESRGGHMRDDFPKRDDEKYMKHTMAYLTGDPHSADAADHITLDWKPVVVTRYQPMERKY, encoded by the coding sequence GTGACCGAATACGCAGACGGTGCCGTCGTCGACGGCGTGCACTACCACCAGTTCGACATCGTGATCGTCGGCGCCGGCGGCGCCGGGATGCGCGCGGCGATCGAGGCCGGCCCCAAGGCCAAGACCGCCGTCATCTCGAAGCTCTACCCCACCCGCTCCCACACCGGCGCGGCGCAGGGCGGCATGGCTGCCGCGCTCGCCAACGTCGAAGAGGACAGCTGGGAGTGGCACACCTTCGACACCGTCAAGGGCGGCGACTACCTCGTCGACCAGGACGCGGCCGAGATCCTCGCCAAGGAGGCGATCGACGCCGTCATCGACCTCGAGAACATGGGTCTGCCGTTCAACCGCACGCCCGAGGGCAAGATCGACCAGCGCCGCTTCGGCGGGCACACCCGCGACCACGGCAAGGCGCCCGTCCGCCGGGCCTGCTACGCGGCCGACCGCACGGGCCACATGATCCTCCAGACGCTGTTCCAGAACTGCGTCAAGCTCGGCATCAACTTCTTCAACGAGTACTACGCGCTCGACCTGGTCATGACCGAGGTCGACGGGGTCAAGAAGCCCTCGGGCGTCGTGGCCTACGAGCTCGCGACCGGTGAGATCCACGTCTTCCAGGCGAAGGCGATCATCTTCGCCACCGGCGGCTTCGGCAAGATCTACAAGACCACCTCGAACGCGCACACCCTCACGGGCGACGGCGTCGGCATCATCTGGCGGAAGGGCCTGCCGCTGGAGGACATGGAGTTCTTCCAGTTCCACCCCACCGGTCTCGCCGGCCTCGGCATCCTGCTCACCGAGGGCGCCCGAGGCGAGGGTGCGATCCTCCGCAACGCGTCCGGTGAGCGCTTCATGGAGCGCTACGCCCCCACCATCAAGGACCTCGCGCCCCGCGACATCGTCGCGCGGTGCATGGTGCAGGAGGTGGCCGAGGGCCGCGGCGCCGGCCCGCACAAGGACTACGTGCTCCTCGACTGCACCCACCTGGGCGCAGAGGTGCTCGAGACGAAGCTGCCCGACATCACGGAGTTCGCACGCACCTACCTCGGCGTCGACCCCGTGGTCGAGCCGGTGCCCGTCATGCCCACTGCGCACTACGCGATGGGCGGCATCCCCACGAACATCAAGGCGGAGGTGCTGAGCGACAACGACACCGTCGTCCCCGGCCTCTACGCCGCCGGCGAGTGCGCCTGCGTCTCCGTCCACGGCTCGAACCGCCTCGGCACCAACTCGCTGCTCGACATCAACGTCTTCGGCAAGCGCAGCGGCAACAACGCCGCGGAGTACGTCCAGACCGTCGACTTCACCCCGCTGCCGCCGAACCCGGCCGAGGCGATCGTGTCCCTCGTGGCCTCGCTGCGCGACTCGAACGGCACCGAGCGGATCGCCGCCATCCGCAAGGAGCTGCAGGACGAGATGGACAAGAACGCGCAGGTGTTCCGCACCGACGAATCGCTCGCCGCCGTCACCGAGACCATCCACGGACTGCGCGAGCGGTACAAGAACATCCAGGTGCAGGACAAGGGCAAGCGGTTCAACACCGACCTGCTCGAGGCGATCGAGCTCGGGTTCCTGCTCGACCTCGCCGAGGTCGTCGTCTTCTCGGCGCGCAACCGCCAGGAGAGCCGCGGCGGCCACATGCGCGACGACTTCCCGAAGCGCGACGACGAGAAGTACATGAAGCACACCATGGCCTACCTCACCGGCGATCCCCACTCCGCCGATGCGGCCGACCACATCACGCTCGACTGGAAGCCCGTCGTGGTGACGCGCTACCAGCCGATGGAGAGGAAGTACTGA
- a CDS encoding ABC transporter ATP-binding protein: MTAIVQVQGLTKRFGSVTAVDDVSFEIQENTITGLLGRNGAGKTTVMNLLTGQDFATRGDIRVFGASPVENPQVLQNLSFIKESQKYPDDFRPKHVFASAPWFFPNWDAELAARLVDDFRLPVDRRIKKLSRGQLSSVGVIVGLASRAPLTFFDEPYLGLDAVARQIFYDRLLEDYGEHPRTVILSTHLIDEVSNLLENVLVIDQGRIIMDQDTESLRGSAATVVGTRAAVDAFVEGREVLARDGIGGLASVTVTRLDDRDRAAAASAGLELSPVSLQQLIVQRTRAQITTDDFTDQLEEKSA, translated from the coding sequence ATGACCGCCATCGTCCAGGTGCAGGGACTCACGAAGCGCTTCGGCAGCGTCACCGCCGTCGACGACGTGTCGTTCGAGATCCAGGAGAACACCATCACCGGGCTGCTCGGCCGGAACGGCGCGGGCAAGACCACGGTGATGAACCTGCTCACCGGTCAGGACTTCGCCACCCGCGGAGACATCCGCGTCTTCGGTGCGAGCCCGGTCGAGAACCCCCAGGTGCTGCAGAACCTCTCCTTCATCAAGGAGAGCCAGAAGTACCCTGACGACTTCCGTCCGAAGCACGTCTTCGCCAGCGCGCCGTGGTTCTTCCCGAACTGGGACGCCGAGCTCGCCGCACGCCTCGTCGACGACTTCCGGCTCCCGGTCGACCGGCGCATCAAGAAGCTCTCGCGGGGGCAGCTCAGCTCGGTCGGCGTCATCGTGGGTCTCGCGTCGCGCGCTCCGCTGACGTTCTTCGACGAGCCGTACCTGGGCCTGGATGCGGTGGCACGCCAGATCTTCTACGACCGCCTCCTCGAGGACTACGGCGAGCACCCGCGGACCGTGATCCTCTCCACGCACCTGATCGACGAGGTGTCGAACCTGCTCGAGAACGTCCTCGTGATCGACCAGGGCCGGATCATCATGGATCAGGACACCGAGTCCCTGCGCGGGTCGGCGGCGACCGTCGTCGGCACGCGGGCCGCGGTCGACGCCTTCGTCGAGGGCCGCGAGGTGCTCGCCCGCGACGGCATCGGCGGCCTCGCCTCCGTCACCGTCACCCGCCTCGACGACCGCGATCGGGCCGCGGCCGCGAGCGCCGGCCTCGAGCTCTCCCCCGTGTCGCTGCAGCAGCTCATCGTGCAGCGCACCCGCGCCCAGATCACCACCGACGACTTCACCGACCAGCTCGAGGAGAAGAGCGCATGA